In Mycobacterium stomatepiae, the following are encoded in one genomic region:
- a CDS encoding haloacid dehalogenase type II — MTPSVLVFDVNETLIDIESIAPLFGELFGDERVLREWFGQLVTYSMTVTLADMYVDFFTIGRGALRMLADIYGVEVADADARRLQEQMRTMPAHPDAQGALTALRDNGFRLVTLTNSPHRPGVSTPLDNAGLASLFDRQLSVESCRAFKPSPVVYRHACEALGVAATECMMVAAHVWDLLGAHNVGYRTALITRPGNPPLPVEGLPQPDLVANDLHQLAEQLITGPRPSDGPPPSSTY; from the coding sequence ATGACACCGTCTGTCCTGGTATTCGACGTCAACGAGACTCTGATCGATATCGAGTCCATCGCACCGCTTTTCGGAGAGTTGTTCGGCGACGAACGGGTGCTGCGCGAATGGTTCGGCCAGCTCGTCACGTACTCGATGACGGTCACCCTCGCCGACATGTATGTGGACTTCTTCACGATCGGTCGCGGCGCATTACGCATGCTGGCCGATATCTACGGAGTGGAAGTCGCCGACGCCGACGCGCGTCGCCTCCAGGAACAGATGCGCACCATGCCGGCACACCCTGACGCCCAAGGAGCCCTCACCGCACTGCGCGACAACGGTTTTCGCCTGGTAACGCTGACGAACTCGCCACACCGACCCGGAGTTTCGACGCCGTTGGACAACGCAGGGCTCGCATCGCTATTCGATCGACAGCTCAGTGTGGAATCGTGTCGCGCCTTCAAGCCCTCGCCCGTGGTCTACCGGCACGCATGCGAGGCGCTCGGCGTGGCAGCCACCGAGTGCATGATGGTGGCCGCCCACGTGTGGGATCTGCTCGGCGCGCACAATGTCGGCTACCGCACCGCCCTGATCACCAGGCCGGGTAATCCGCCGCTGCCGGTTGAGGGCCTGCCGCAACCTGATCTCGTGGCAAACGATCTGCACCAACTCGCCGAGCAACTGATCACCGGGCCACGCCCCAGTGACGGGCCGCCGCCCAGCTCGACATACTGA
- a CDS encoding TetR/AcrR family transcriptional regulator, whose protein sequence is MAYPDVQDEQRLTAKGRATRDRIVQAAAQLIVTEGLSAANMENVRKAASVSGSQLAHYFADKGTLIRAVIRRQIGVVLDFHRQPTLGDLDTFDDFERWIDLNLRYLRRIGTSGGTPTYHALTAQLAKSDDATRATLATGYWQWVDLLEVAIQRMKDNRALIASADPRKLALAIISAHQGGATLAFTYRAEWPHADATRFAVNYLRMFATDPEERVPRPPRRPGGRRGKPRATT, encoded by the coding sequence ATGGCCTATCCCGATGTTCAGGACGAACAACGGTTGACCGCCAAGGGGCGTGCCACCCGCGACAGGATCGTGCAGGCCGCCGCCCAGCTGATCGTGACCGAGGGCCTGTCGGCCGCCAACATGGAGAACGTGCGCAAGGCCGCCTCGGTGAGCGGCTCTCAGCTCGCCCATTATTTCGCCGACAAGGGCACCCTGATTCGCGCCGTGATCAGGCGACAGATCGGCGTGGTGCTGGACTTCCACCGCCAGCCCACACTTGGCGACCTGGACACGTTCGACGACTTCGAGCGTTGGATCGATCTGAACCTACGTTATCTCCGCCGCATCGGAACCTCCGGTGGCACACCGACCTACCACGCGCTGACCGCGCAGCTGGCCAAGTCCGACGACGCGACTCGCGCGACGTTGGCGACGGGCTACTGGCAGTGGGTGGATTTGCTCGAGGTCGCGATTCAGCGGATGAAGGACAACCGGGCCCTGATCGCGAGCGCCGACCCGCGGAAATTGGCGCTCGCGATCATCAGCGCCCACCAAGGCGGTGCCACGCTGGCCTTCACCTACCGGGCGGAGTGGCCACATGCCGACGCCACCCGGTTCGCGGTCAACTATCTGCGAATGTTTGCCACCGACCCCGAAGAACGCGTGCCGCGGCCTCCACGCCGTCCCGGTGGTCGACGTGGAAAGCCCAGGGCGACAACGTGA
- a CDS encoding DUF427 domain-containing protein gives MGLAWQQGPLATASIGHFLTEQPMPPRLLFAEPLRRRLRVRFGERWVADSEDVVLLHEPGRYPVAYFPTGDIEAGILVSEDRVTPHKGLGDTQWFTVRVGKHEAQHAAWQHVELPRHAAVLDGRVAFAWRGMDAFYEEDERIVGHAADAYHRIDIRSTSRHLVIRDGDRVVADTRHPLALYESGFAPRWYVPRNDVDESALESVDGQTFCPYKGIASYYDVGERKRAAWSYVNAWTEVERVSNLVSFEPDKIDVYLDGEQLHLEPGQTVIPHGVDRGLDTDEVLGKH, from the coding sequence ATGGGTTTGGCATGGCAACAAGGTCCGCTGGCGACCGCGTCGATCGGACACTTCCTCACCGAACAGCCGATGCCGCCCCGCCTGCTATTCGCGGAGCCGTTGCGCCGGCGCTTGCGGGTGCGGTTTGGCGAGCGGTGGGTCGCCGACAGCGAAGACGTGGTCTTGCTGCATGAGCCGGGACGGTACCCGGTGGCCTACTTCCCGACCGGTGACATCGAAGCGGGCATCCTGGTCTCCGAGGACCGGGTGACGCCACATAAAGGCCTGGGCGACACCCAATGGTTCACCGTCCGGGTCGGTAAGCACGAGGCGCAGCACGCCGCTTGGCAACACGTCGAGTTACCACGACACGCCGCCGTATTGGATGGAAGGGTAGCGTTCGCATGGCGTGGGATGGATGCCTTCTATGAGGAAGACGAACGCATCGTCGGGCATGCCGCCGATGCCTACCATCGCATCGACATTCGCTCGACCTCAAGGCATCTCGTCATCCGCGATGGCGATCGGGTGGTTGCTGATACACGGCACCCTTTGGCGCTGTATGAATCCGGGTTTGCCCCACGCTGGTATGTACCACGCAATGATGTCGACGAGTCCGCACTCGAATCCGTTGACGGACAAACCTTCTGCCCCTACAAAGGCATCGCCTCCTACTACGACGTCGGCGAGCGCAAACGTGCGGCCTGGTCCTACGTGAATGCGTGGACCGAGGTCGAGCGGGTGAGCAACCTGGTGTCCTTCGAGCCGGACAAGATCGACGTCTACCTCGACGGCGAGCAGCTGCACCTCGAGCCCGGCCAGACCGTCATTCCGCACGGCGTCGACCGCGGGCTGGACACCGATGAGGTGTTGGGAAAGCATTAG
- a CDS encoding alpha/beta fold hydrolase has protein sequence MPAVHHRYATIDGHRLFYREAGDADRPALVLLHGFPTSSHMFRHLIPALADRFHVIAPDHLGFGLSDAPAVTEFDYTFDALTDLTVGLLRGLGIDRYAMYVQNYGAPIGWRLALRDPSAITAIISQNGNAYDAGFVEGFWKTVWAYQADPTTETETPIRQFLSLDATRWQYLTGVADETLVDPDCWEHDFALLSRPGNDLVQLKLFRDYATNAPMYPQVHEYFRATRVPLLAVWGRGDEIFGPAGAEAFADDLPDAQIHLLDGGHFLLESALDEVARLIRTFSGNACPPSRGPRAARTAMGCISHNRRRSRVSLTRWPIPMFRTNNG, from the coding sequence ATGCCGGCTGTTCATCATCGTTACGCGACCATCGACGGCCATCGGCTGTTCTATCGGGAGGCCGGGGACGCGGACAGGCCGGCGTTGGTTCTTCTGCACGGGTTTCCGACCAGCTCCCACATGTTCCGGCATCTGATCCCGGCACTCGCCGACCGTTTCCACGTGATCGCGCCCGACCACCTGGGCTTCGGGCTTTCTGATGCCCCGGCCGTCACCGAGTTCGACTACACCTTCGATGCTCTGACTGACCTGACCGTCGGCCTGCTGCGCGGCCTCGGCATCGACCGGTATGCGATGTACGTGCAGAACTACGGCGCGCCGATCGGTTGGCGGCTGGCGCTGCGCGATCCGTCCGCCATCACGGCGATCATCAGCCAGAACGGGAACGCCTACGACGCCGGCTTCGTGGAAGGCTTCTGGAAGACCGTGTGGGCCTACCAGGCTGACCCGACCACCGAGACCGAGACGCCGATACGCCAATTCCTCAGCCTCGATGCCACCCGGTGGCAGTATCTCACCGGCGTGGCCGACGAGACACTCGTCGATCCCGACTGCTGGGAGCACGACTTCGCGTTGCTTTCGCGACCCGGCAACGACCTGGTGCAACTGAAACTGTTCCGCGACTACGCCACCAACGCGCCGATGTACCCGCAGGTGCACGAGTATTTTCGCGCCACCCGGGTACCGCTGCTCGCGGTGTGGGGCCGGGGTGACGAGATCTTCGGACCCGCCGGCGCCGAAGCGTTCGCCGACGACCTTCCCGACGCGCAGATTCATCTGCTCGACGGCGGGCACTTCCTGCTGGAGTCCGCACTCGACGAGGTCGCCAGGCTGATCCGCACCTTCTCTGGGAACGCGTGCCCGCCTAGCCGGGGCCCGCGCGCGGCACGGACCGCAATGGGCTGCATATCCCATAATCGGCGGCGCTCGCGGGTTAGCCTGACGCGATGGCCTATCCCGATGTTCAGGACGAACAACGGTTGA
- a CDS encoding TetR/AcrR family transcriptional regulator codes for MTDERPRFTRKGQATRARIIDVAARLMFERGVANTSIDEVRGTAGVGGSQISHYFRDKRDLTREVIAARRDDVVEFHTQPRLGTLDNIEALQAWADACVADIDTVYRLGGCVYGSLAGELIEADDEVRDDLAHGYDQWLELFRTGLDAMRRRGDLRADADPRHLAASLVIAHQGGAMVTHATGEAEPLRVAVNAAVDYVRSFTTAPRRQKNATRKRKS; via the coding sequence GTGACTGACGAGAGGCCGCGATTCACCCGCAAGGGACAGGCGACCCGGGCCCGCATCATCGATGTCGCGGCCCGGCTCATGTTCGAGCGCGGCGTGGCCAACACCAGCATCGACGAGGTACGCGGCACCGCCGGGGTGGGCGGATCGCAGATCTCGCACTACTTCCGCGACAAACGCGACCTGACCCGCGAGGTCATCGCCGCGCGCCGCGATGACGTCGTCGAGTTTCACACCCAACCTCGGCTCGGCACGCTCGACAACATCGAGGCACTGCAAGCATGGGCCGACGCATGCGTCGCCGACATCGACACCGTGTACCGGCTGGGCGGATGCGTCTACGGTTCGCTGGCCGGCGAACTGATCGAGGCCGACGACGAAGTTCGCGACGACCTCGCGCACGGCTACGACCAATGGCTCGAGCTGTTCCGCACCGGCCTCGACGCGATGCGCCGCCGCGGCGACCTGCGCGCCGACGCAGACCCGCGCCACCTGGCCGCCTCGCTGGTCATCGCGCATCAGGGCGGTGCGATGGTCACACACGCCACCGGCGAGGCCGAGCCGCTGCGGGTCGCGGTCAACGCCGCGGTCGACTACGTGCGCTCCTTCACCACCGCACCGCGGCGGCAAAAGAACGCCACGCGCAAACGCAAGTCCTGA
- a CDS encoding SDR family oxidoreductase, which produces MGNTLRDKTVVVVGRGSGIARAVALLAHGEGARVIVAGRDQGKLATAHRDSDISAEVVDLTDDASIAALADRVGAVDHVVSTASARARGALASLERRNLQLSFDTKVIGPTMLAKHFAAQISPGGSFVLFSGVHAFKLNTGYLGVGITNGAVDFLARWLAVELAPTRVNAISPGVIDTGAWDALGEEGKRDYFAHIAAGNPVGRIGTPEDVANAVLFAMNNTFMTGMTLRVDGGEPLI; this is translated from the coding sequence GTGGGTAACACGTTGCGGGACAAGACCGTCGTGGTGGTCGGCCGCGGCAGTGGCATCGCACGTGCGGTGGCTCTGCTGGCACACGGCGAGGGCGCACGCGTCATCGTGGCCGGACGCGACCAGGGCAAACTTGCCACCGCACACCGCGATAGTGACATCAGCGCCGAGGTCGTCGATCTCACCGACGACGCGTCGATCGCGGCGCTTGCCGATCGGGTAGGCGCCGTGGACCACGTGGTGTCGACCGCCTCCGCGCGGGCGCGGGGTGCCCTGGCATCGCTGGAACGCCGCAACCTGCAGCTGTCCTTCGACACCAAGGTCATCGGGCCGACGATGTTGGCCAAACATTTTGCGGCGCAGATCAGCCCGGGCGGCTCGTTCGTATTGTTCTCGGGCGTGCATGCCTTCAAGCTGAACACCGGATACCTCGGGGTGGGCATCACCAATGGAGCCGTGGATTTCCTGGCCCGCTGGCTGGCCGTCGAGCTCGCGCCGACGCGAGTCAACGCGATTTCGCCCGGAGTCATCGATACCGGGGCATGGGACGCCCTGGGCGAAGAGGGCAAACGCGACTACTTCGCGCATATCGCGGCGGGCAACCCGGTGGGGCGCATCGGCACCCCGGAGGACGTGGCGAACGCGGTGCTCTTCGCCATGAACAACACCTTCATGACCGGAATGACGTTGAGGGTCGACGGCGGCGAGCCACTGATTTAG
- a CDS encoding zinc-binding dehydrogenase — protein sequence MATTSGAAPTLPTSPAVVREQPGGDTMRAIILTGFGGLDRLVHTEIPKPLPKAGEVVIEVKGFGINHAEIHMRRGEWAEAAEVSGIECVGIVDSCPGGEFPVGAKVAALMGGLGRTINGSYAEYTRVRAANVTLMESDLPWSQLAALPETYATSWTCLFRNLKLTSGQTLVIRGATSALGQAALKMADITGANIIATARSEKRFPLLQRLGAPRVEVERPDLAAHIAEAKQIDAVLDLVGNSTILDSLDMLRVGGTACLAGWLGGLDPIGDFNPLARMPSGVSFSFFASPVFGNPGFEVSDIPLSEIAREVADGTLDAKPARVFSFDDIREAHRVAESGEAGGKIVVVMD from the coding sequence ATGGCCACCACGAGCGGCGCTGCCCCCACCCTGCCGACCTCCCCGGCCGTGGTCCGGGAGCAGCCCGGCGGCGACACGATGCGGGCGATCATCCTGACCGGGTTCGGCGGGCTCGACCGCCTGGTGCACACCGAGATCCCCAAGCCGTTGCCCAAAGCCGGCGAAGTGGTGATCGAGGTCAAGGGCTTCGGCATTAACCATGCCGAGATACACATGCGCCGAGGAGAGTGGGCCGAAGCCGCCGAAGTCAGCGGTATCGAATGCGTCGGCATCGTCGACTCGTGCCCGGGCGGCGAGTTTCCGGTCGGCGCCAAGGTCGCGGCCCTGATGGGTGGCCTGGGCCGGACTATCAACGGCAGCTACGCGGAATACACCCGGGTACGCGCGGCGAACGTCACCCTGATGGAATCCGACCTCCCGTGGTCGCAACTGGCGGCATTGCCGGAAACTTATGCGACGTCCTGGACGTGCCTGTTCCGCAATCTCAAGCTGACATCGGGACAGACGCTGGTGATCCGCGGCGCGACGTCGGCGTTGGGCCAGGCCGCCCTGAAGATGGCGGACATCACGGGAGCCAACATCATTGCGACCGCGCGCAGCGAGAAGCGTTTTCCCTTGCTGCAGCGGCTCGGCGCTCCTCGCGTCGAGGTGGAGCGGCCCGACCTTGCGGCTCATATCGCCGAGGCCAAGCAGATCGACGCGGTGCTCGACCTCGTCGGCAACAGCACCATCCTCGATTCCCTGGACATGCTGCGTGTCGGCGGCACCGCCTGCCTCGCGGGATGGCTGGGCGGCCTTGACCCGATTGGGGATTTCAACCCGTTGGCGCGCATGCCCAGCGGCGTGAGCTTCAGCTTCTTCGCCAGTCCCGTCTTCGGGAACCCAGGTTTCGAGGTGTCCGACATACCGCTGAGCGAGATCGCCCGGGAGGTGGCTGACGGCACTCTCGACGCGAAGCCCGCGCGCGTGTTCTCGTTCGACGACATTCGCGAGGCACACCGAGTAGCCGAGTCCGGAGAAGCTGGCGGCAAGATCGTCGTGGTCATGGACTGA
- a CDS encoding family 1 encapsulin nanocompartment shell protein → MTNNLYRNLAPVTDVAWAEIELEATRTFKRHIAGRRVVDVSEPGGPVTAAVSTGRLVDVQAPTDGVVAHLRSSKPLVRLRVPFTLSRDEIDDVERGSQDSDWDPVKEAAKKLAFVEDRAIFEGYPAASIDGIRNSSSNPALQLPDDPREIPDIITQALSELRLAGVDGPYSVLLSADIYTKVSETTEHGYPILEHINRLVNGDIIWAPAIDGAFVLTTRGGDFDLQLGTDVSIGYSSHDADTVQLYLQETLTFLCYTTEASVALGS, encoded by the coding sequence ATGACGAACAACCTCTACCGCAATCTGGCGCCGGTCACCGACGTCGCCTGGGCTGAAATCGAATTGGAAGCGACGCGAACGTTCAAGCGCCACATAGCCGGACGTCGGGTGGTCGACGTCAGCGAGCCCGGCGGGCCGGTCACGGCCGCGGTCAGCACGGGCCGGCTGGTCGACGTGCAGGCTCCGACCGATGGTGTGGTGGCTCACTTGCGGTCCAGCAAACCTCTTGTCCGCCTGCGTGTTCCGTTCACGTTATCCCGCGACGAGATCGACGACGTGGAGCGTGGCTCGCAGGACTCCGACTGGGATCCCGTCAAAGAGGCCGCCAAGAAACTGGCATTCGTCGAGGACCGCGCCATCTTCGAGGGCTACCCGGCGGCGTCGATCGACGGAATCCGTAACAGCAGTTCGAATCCCGCGCTGCAGTTGCCTGACGACCCTCGCGAGATACCAGACATCATCACGCAGGCGCTGTCCGAGCTACGGCTGGCCGGTGTCGACGGCCCGTATTCGGTTCTGCTGTCTGCCGATATCTATACGAAGGTCAGCGAAACCACCGAGCACGGGTATCCGATCCTCGAGCACATCAACCGGCTGGTGAATGGCGACATCATCTGGGCGCCCGCCATTGACGGTGCTTTCGTGCTGACCACCCGGGGCGGCGACTTCGATCTGCAGCTGGGCACCGACGTCTCCATCGGCTACAGCAGTCACGATGCCGACACCGTGCAGCTGTATCTGCAGGAGACCCTGACGTTCCTGTGCTACACCACCGAGGCGTCGGTCGCGCTGGGTTCTTAG
- a CDS encoding dihydrolipoyl dehydrogenase family protein: protein MASDTEVDVMILGAGPIGQSAAERARAAGLGVAVVERELVGGECSYWACVPSKALLRPVLAVSDVRRVDGAREAVTGRIDPTGVFGRRNRYVTNWDDTGQAEWVAGIGATLVRGHGRLDGARRVVVATASGDALTLTARHAVVVCTGSKAALPDVPGLTKARPWTNRQATDSSDVPDRLAVVGAGGVGVEMATAWQGLGSSVTLLARGSGLLPKMEPFVGELIGRGLADAGAEVRLGVSVRALRRPDPDGPVTIELDNDDELLVDEILFATGRAPLTDDIGLDTVGLTPGSWLEVDDTCRVKAIEDGWLYAAGDVNHRALLTHQGKYQGRIAGAAIGARAAGTPLHTEPWGTHATTADHHAIPQAFFTDPEAAAVGLTAEQAVQSGHRVRTVDIEIGDVVMGAKLYADGYTGRARMVVDEDQRHLLGVTLVGPGATEMLHSATIAVAGQVPIDRLWHAVPCFPTISELWLRFLEAYRDSDSR, encoded by the coding sequence ATGGCGTCCGACACGGAAGTCGACGTGATGATACTCGGCGCGGGACCAATCGGACAGAGTGCGGCAGAGCGCGCCCGAGCCGCGGGATTAGGCGTCGCGGTCGTCGAGCGCGAGTTAGTCGGGGGTGAATGTTCGTATTGGGCCTGCGTGCCCAGCAAGGCGTTGCTGCGACCGGTGCTCGCCGTGTCCGATGTGCGCCGCGTCGACGGTGCTCGCGAAGCGGTCACCGGGCGGATCGACCCCACCGGTGTCTTCGGCCGACGAAATCGCTACGTGACCAACTGGGACGACACCGGCCAGGCCGAGTGGGTGGCCGGAATCGGAGCGACACTGGTGCGTGGGCACGGCCGGTTGGACGGTGCCCGGCGGGTCGTCGTCGCGACAGCAAGTGGTGACGCGCTCACGCTAACTGCCCGGCACGCGGTGGTTGTGTGCACTGGGAGCAAGGCCGCGCTGCCCGACGTGCCCGGCCTCACCAAGGCCCGACCATGGACAAATCGTCAGGCGACCGACAGCAGCGATGTCCCCGACCGCCTCGCAGTGGTCGGCGCCGGCGGTGTCGGGGTCGAAATGGCAACGGCATGGCAAGGGCTCGGTTCCTCGGTGACGTTGCTGGCGCGGGGCTCCGGTCTGTTGCCGAAGATGGAGCCCTTCGTGGGCGAGCTGATCGGGCGCGGGCTGGCGGACGCGGGTGCGGAGGTGCGGCTAGGTGTGTCGGTGCGCGCGCTTCGTCGACCCGACCCGGACGGGCCCGTCACGATCGAACTCGACAATGACGATGAATTGCTGGTCGACGAAATACTTTTCGCAACGGGCCGCGCGCCGCTTACTGACGACATCGGTCTGGACACAGTGGGATTGACGCCGGGTAGCTGGCTCGAGGTCGACGATACCTGCCGGGTGAAAGCCATCGAGGACGGTTGGCTCTACGCGGCCGGCGACGTGAATCACCGTGCCCTGTTGACTCATCAGGGCAAGTACCAAGGGCGCATTGCGGGCGCGGCGATCGGAGCCCGCGCCGCCGGGACACCGCTGCATACCGAGCCCTGGGGTACCCATGCCACGACTGCCGATCACCACGCCATACCGCAGGCGTTCTTCACCGATCCCGAAGCAGCCGCCGTCGGCCTGACGGCCGAGCAGGCCGTGCAGTCCGGTCATCGGGTACGCACCGTCGACATCGAAATCGGTGACGTCGTCATGGGAGCCAAGCTGTATGCCGATGGCTACACCGGCCGTGCGCGTATGGTGGTCGATGAGGATCAGCGCCATCTGCTCGGCGTGACTTTGGTCGGGCCGGGTGCCACCGAAATGTTGCACTCAGCCACCATCGCCGTCGCCGGCCAGGTTCCCATCGATCGGTTGTGGCACGCGGTGCCGTGCTTCCCCACGATCAGTGAGCTGTGGCTGAGATTCCTTGAGGCCTACCGGGATTCGGATAGCCGATAG